One genomic region from Microcella humidisoli encodes:
- a CDS encoding DUF2165 domain-containing protein translates to MTTPSTPATTGATTPWWQRLGSLSVAALVLVATNGLYMLLVAFGNITDYDTNYAFVERVLAMDTTNFGQGQDVNLDPDIMWRAIDNPVLANVGYIGLIIAEALAGIVLLIAVVAWVRAMRGSVSFAAARSLATLGLILVILVFFTAFITVGGEWFNMWRSVDWNGLDPALQNAVLAILTLVVVHMVRDETSAE, encoded by the coding sequence ATGACCACCCCATCCACCCCCGCCACGACCGGCGCCACGACCCCATGGTGGCAGCGCCTCGGCTCGCTCTCGGTCGCCGCACTCGTGCTCGTGGCCACCAACGGGCTGTACATGCTGCTCGTCGCCTTCGGGAACATCACCGATTACGACACCAACTACGCCTTCGTCGAACGAGTGCTCGCGATGGACACCACGAACTTCGGTCAGGGCCAAGACGTCAATCTCGACCCCGACATCATGTGGCGCGCCATCGACAACCCCGTGCTGGCCAACGTCGGCTACATCGGCCTGATCATCGCCGAGGCGCTCGCCGGCATCGTGCTGCTGATCGCTGTCGTCGCCTGGGTGCGCGCGATGCGCGGCTCGGTCTCGTTCGCCGCGGCTCGCTCGCTCGCGACCCTCGGTCTGATCCTCGTGATCCTGGTCTTCTTCACGGCCTTCATCACGGTCGGCGGCGAGTGGTTCAACATGTGGCGCTCGGTCGACTGGAACGGCCTCGACCCGGCCTTGCAGAACGCGGTGCTCGCGATCCTGACCCTTGTCGTGGTGCACATGGTGCGTGACGAGACGTCGGCCGAGTAG
- a CDS encoding MFS transporter — MTENPSDNGVGSTPEHPHVDELGVQAPPTIARTGAVAAAGVELAEKVVPRKQVWSWALWDWATQPFNTVIVTFIFTALYLTTEAFLPADIVALGEDDPAFIAALDGLSAGLGLGLGFAGIAIALVAPVLGQISDATGRRKLWLGISTALLVACTALLFFVEADPGFFWLGVSLIAIGSIFSEIAGVNYNAMLVQVSTPKTIGRVSGLGWGFGYLGGIVALIIVVIAYFFEWFGLPEDGGLPFRVVALGCALWTVVFSIAIFRNVPEVPPLPGRVRVGFFRAYVEVAKQIGRIFRDSRQTFWFLLASAVYRDGLAGVFTFGAVLASVAFGFEFLEVVAFGIGANLIAGVSTIIAGRFDDRFGARAVIIFALAGLVVSGVAVFLLSEQGKIVFWIFGLALTAFVGPVQAASRSLLARVTPAGREAEIFGLYATTGRAASPLSPLLWAGFIAWFGGTIFGVLGIVVIIAIGLVLMLFVKPGEHEQLGARD; from the coding sequence ATGACAGAGAACCCGTCCGACAACGGAGTCGGATCCACTCCTGAGCACCCGCACGTCGATGAACTCGGAGTGCAGGCACCACCGACCATCGCGCGAACAGGGGCCGTTGCCGCAGCGGGAGTCGAGCTCGCTGAGAAGGTCGTGCCGCGCAAGCAGGTGTGGTCGTGGGCGCTGTGGGACTGGGCGACGCAGCCGTTCAACACGGTCATCGTCACTTTCATCTTCACGGCCCTGTACTTGACCACCGAAGCGTTCCTTCCCGCAGACATCGTGGCGCTCGGCGAGGATGATCCCGCGTTCATCGCCGCACTCGACGGCTTGAGCGCTGGCCTGGGACTCGGCCTCGGGTTTGCGGGAATCGCGATCGCGCTCGTCGCTCCCGTACTCGGCCAGATCAGTGACGCGACTGGGCGGCGCAAGCTCTGGCTCGGAATCTCAACGGCCCTGCTCGTTGCCTGCACGGCGCTGCTCTTCTTCGTCGAGGCCGACCCCGGCTTCTTCTGGCTGGGGGTCTCGCTGATCGCGATCGGCTCGATCTTCAGCGAGATCGCCGGCGTCAACTACAACGCGATGCTCGTGCAGGTCTCGACCCCCAAGACGATCGGACGCGTCAGCGGCCTCGGGTGGGGCTTCGGCTACCTGGGCGGAATCGTCGCGCTCATCATCGTCGTGATCGCCTACTTCTTCGAGTGGTTCGGGCTTCCGGAAGACGGCGGCCTGCCCTTCCGCGTCGTGGCGTTGGGGTGCGCGCTCTGGACGGTCGTGTTCTCGATCGCCATCTTCCGCAACGTGCCTGAGGTGCCACCGCTGCCCGGCCGCGTGCGCGTCGGGTTCTTCCGCGCGTACGTCGAGGTCGCCAAGCAGATCGGCCGTATCTTCCGCGACAGCCGCCAGACGTTCTGGTTCTTGCTCGCGTCGGCGGTGTACCGCGACGGCCTGGCTGGGGTGTTCACGTTCGGAGCAGTGCTCGCGAGCGTGGCTTTCGGGTTCGAGTTCCTCGAGGTCGTTGCCTTCGGCATCGGGGCGAACCTCATCGCCGGAGTCTCGACCATCATCGCGGGTCGATTCGACGACCGGTTCGGTGCGCGGGCCGTCATCATCTTCGCGCTGGCCGGGCTCGTGGTCTCGGGCGTGGCGGTGTTCCTGCTTTCCGAGCAGGGCAAGATCGTGTTCTGGATCTTCGGGCTCGCGTTAACCGCTTTCGTCGGCCCTGTCCAGGCGGCGAGTCGCTCACTGCTGGCACGTGTCACGCCCGCCGGGCGCGAGGCCGAGATCTTCGGCCTCTACGCGACAACCGGCCGAGCCGCCAGCCCGCTCTCACCGCTTCTCTGGGCCGGCTTCATCGCCTGGTTCGGCGGCACCATCTTCGGCGTGCTGGGCATCGTCGTGATTATCGCCATCGGCCTCGTTCTCATGCTGTTCGTGAAGCCAGGCGAGCACGAGCAGCTCGGAGCCCGCGACTAG